A single window of Microbispora hainanensis DNA harbors:
- a CDS encoding SDR family NAD(P)-dependent oxidoreductase, which yields MITVITGAGAGIGAASALDLARRGHQIVLVGRTPEKLRAVADRAEQAGGSRPDTLVADFSSLDQVRRLAADLLARYERIDVLINNAGVMTPDRRTTVDGNEMMIQVNHLAPFLLTNLLLDRLTASSARVVTTSSRAGKSGRIDPADLSRERRRWNGWLQYGDTKQANALFTVSLAERGLAATCLHPGVLKTSFAEGTFFMKLVWLLPGMGEPPEAGAERIVHLATHPDGVDHPGRYFVKNAPARVPERMSDPALAAALWDASLAATGLAAS from the coding sequence ATGATTACTGTAATCACTGGGGCAGGTGCCGGAATCGGTGCAGCGTCTGCCCTTGATCTCGCCCGGCGAGGTCACCAAATCGTGCTCGTCGGACGCACCCCGGAGAAGCTCCGCGCCGTCGCGGACCGCGCGGAGCAGGCCGGCGGAAGCCGTCCGGACACGCTCGTCGCGGACTTCTCCTCCCTCGATCAGGTGCGCCGGCTCGCCGCGGACCTGCTCGCGCGCTACGAGCGCATCGACGTGCTGATCAACAACGCCGGCGTGATGACGCCCGACCGCCGGACCACCGTGGACGGCAACGAGATGATGATCCAGGTCAACCACCTGGCGCCGTTCCTGCTGACTAACCTGCTCCTCGACCGGCTCACGGCGTCCTCCGCCAGGGTCGTCACCACCTCGTCCCGGGCCGGGAAGTCGGGCCGCATCGACCCGGCCGACCTGTCGAGGGAGCGGCGGCGCTGGAACGGCTGGCTGCAGTACGGCGACACCAAGCAGGCCAACGCGCTGTTCACCGTGTCGCTCGCCGAGAGGGGCCTGGCCGCCACGTGCCTCCACCCCGGCGTGCTCAAGACCTCGTTCGCCGAGGGCACGTTCTTCATGAAGCTGGTGTGGCTCCTGCCGGGCATGGGCGAGCCGCCGGAGGCCGGGGCCGAGCGCATCGTCCATCTCGCCACCCACCCCGACGGGGTCGATCACCCGGGCCGGTACTTCGTCAAGAACGCTCCCGCGCGGGTGCCGGAAAGGATGTCCGACCCCGCCCTCGCCGCCGCACTGTGGGACGCGAGCCTCGCCGCCACCGGCCTGGCCGCCTCATAG
- a CDS encoding acyltransferase family protein, with the protein MTVIAPVRPAGRSAARDPLLDNAKFLAIVLVVSGHLVEDLRDVPAAHALYFFVYLFHMPLFIVVSGYLSRNFTFSPGKARKLISGLAVPYVIFEVAYSLPRYFLYGKLEISLLDPYYLTWFLMSLFLWRLSTPVWQQLRHPLVIAVGLCLLSGTSALPDELSMNRTFGLLPFYVLGLMLTPEHLDLLRGRRARIAGGAVLAAALAAAFAVHRLVPTEWIRWRHSNHQIGVDDLTGTLIRLALLAAGALLVAAFLAVAPSRRTWFTGLGVATMYAYLLHGFVVKVAERFHDVLVNPLGVTAMAVSGVGLAALLCTSPVRRAFRWAVEPDISWAFTRLRRPGKREPAAPAR; encoded by the coding sequence ATGACCGTGATCGCCCCCGTCCGCCCGGCCGGAAGGTCCGCCGCTCGTGACCCGCTGCTGGACAACGCCAAGTTCCTGGCCATCGTGCTGGTCGTTTCCGGGCATCTCGTCGAGGACCTGCGGGACGTTCCCGCGGCGCATGCGCTCTACTTCTTCGTCTACCTCTTCCACATGCCGCTCTTCATCGTCGTCAGCGGCTATTTGTCCCGAAATTTCACGTTTTCTCCTGGTAAGGCGCGCAAGCTCATCAGCGGCCTCGCGGTGCCGTACGTCATCTTCGAGGTGGCCTATTCGCTGCCCCGCTACTTCCTGTACGGCAAGCTCGAGATCAGCCTGCTCGACCCGTACTACCTGACCTGGTTCCTGATGTCGCTGTTCCTGTGGCGGCTGTCCACGCCGGTCTGGCAGCAGTTGCGTCACCCTCTGGTGATCGCGGTCGGGCTGTGCCTGCTGTCGGGCACCAGTGCCCTGCCCGACGAGTTGTCGATGAACCGCACGTTCGGCCTGCTGCCGTTCTACGTGCTCGGCCTCATGCTCACGCCGGAGCACCTCGACCTCCTGCGCGGGCGGCGGGCGAGGATCGCGGGCGGGGCCGTCCTGGCGGCGGCGCTCGCCGCCGCGTTCGCCGTGCACAGGCTCGTGCCGACGGAGTGGATCCGCTGGCGTCACTCCAACCACCAGATCGGCGTGGACGACCTGACCGGCACGCTGATCCGGCTCGCGCTGCTCGCGGCCGGAGCCCTGCTGGTGGCGGCGTTCCTGGCGGTCGCGCCGAGCCGCCGCACCTGGTTCACCGGACTGGGCGTCGCCACGATGTACGCCTACCTGCTGCACGGGTTCGTCGTGAAGGTCGCCGAGCGCTTCCACGACGTCCTCGTCAACCCGCTCGGCGTGACCGCCATGGCGGTCTCCGGGGTGGGGCTCGCGGCCCTGCTCTGCACGTCTCCCGTACGCAGGGCCTTCCGGTGGGCGGTGGAGCCCGACATCTCCTGGGCGTTCACCCGGCTGCGCCGGCCCGGGAAGCGGGAGCCCGCCGCGCCGGCCCGATAG
- a CDS encoding M23 family metallopeptidase: MLSPGGAGTVRYAGWAPSGWESCGQYIVVDHGGGWWSVVCHLSAVYVRTGQTVTNNTIIGLVGSTGTSEAHLHFSLVKNASITAAGGVYGGAERSSPAPLPPGLRRRLLRLDLPGHAGLLLTSAFIRRIHPAHPAGLRFGARPRPRTELPTAPSRSVK; the protein is encoded by the coding sequence GTGCTGTCCCCCGGTGGCGCGGGGACGGTCAGGTACGCCGGTTGGGCGCCTTCCGGGTGGGAGAGCTGCGGGCAGTACATCGTCGTCGACCACGGCGGCGGGTGGTGGAGCGTCGTGTGCCACCTCAGCGCCGTGTACGTCAGGACCGGCCAGACGGTCACGAACAACACGATCATCGGCCTGGTCGGGTCCACCGGCACGTCCGAGGCCCACCTGCACTTCTCCCTGGTGAAGAACGCCTCCATCACCGCGGCGGGCGGCGTGTACGGCGGGGCAGAGCGCTCGTCCCCGGCACCTCTACCACCTGGGCTGCGGCGGCGGCTACTACGACTGGATCTCCCAGGGCATGCGGGTCTGCTACTGACCTCCGCATTCATCCGGCGCATTCATCCGGCGCATCCGGCCGGGCTCCGATTCGGGGCCCGGCCCCGGCCGCGTACGGAACTTCCGACGGCGCCTTCCCGTTCTGTCAAGTGA